A genomic region of Nakaseomyces glabratus chromosome C, complete sequence contains the following coding sequences:
- a CDS encoding uncharacterized protein (CAGL0C00451g~Ortholog(s) have cytosol, nucleus localization), with protein MKLDGTLLTKLEKGKLSLEEIDKLEKKCFLSKFDSEDAYELGQFVRREVAETFPNKAVAINISLVNDHVLYHTVVGVASNDNDYWISRKKKTALRFGHSSYYMRIAKGDKTPQEKFFVDPKDYAFHGGAVPIFLENSDYPIAILTVSGLKQHEDHLFAVTSIIEYANKSREATLNLD; from the coding sequence ATGAAGCTGGATGGTACTCTGTTGACTAAACTGGAAAAGGGAAAGCTATCTCTCGAAGAAATAGATAAGTTAGAGAAGAAATGTTTCTTGAGCAAGTTTGATTCTGAAGATGCCTATGAATTAGGACAATTCGTGAGAAGAGAAGTGGCAGAAACCTTTCCAAACAAAGCTGTTGCCATCAATATATCTTTGGTAAACGACCATGTTCTCTATCACACTGTTGTCGGTGTTGCCTCTAATGACAATGATTACTGGATCTCCAGAAAAAAGAAGACTGCCTTAAGATTTGGCCATTCCAGTTATTATATGAGAATTGCCAAGGGTGATAAGACCCCACAAGAGAAGTTCTTCGTAGACCCTAAAGACTATGCCTTCCATGGTGGCGCTGTACCAATCTTCTTGGAAAACAGTGACTACCCAATTGCCATCTTAACTGTTAGTGGATTGAAGCAACACGAGGATCACTTATTTGCTGTGACATCCATTATTGAATATGCTAACAAATCGAGAGAAGCAACTTTGAATTTGGATTAA
- the MEC1 gene encoding protein kinase MEC1 (CAGL0C00473g~Ortholog(s) have protein serine/threonine kinase activity), with product MESQIRYIDELIAGFNGSCKIERVNEGNCAAQSSNTEERKLIQAVQALLRILNDLNHNSADLIFQKCLGGLDRILHHNPYIMALSISSEDSGNLMIMDLIDKMLGLTERCSYNIHRMWYIRRNIIRWITSSTRLFGSDFKRIINLKIKKILNELETKCKLFLFTHQNVEPQEFISTLTLLHTILYWISADSNKLGDYFYWIQGSSSLNEWDLHFQKYIRIAMYLFTSFQIKIDANSSYFEKFNLLQANFIMLVANYQTSRTLSGGFNSIAISIQHLKFTLEVISEFMRNRSFLSKNETLITKSLLKIYYLSVCKASSNKNDILSIFLDYIPVVECINSKHQFNENYDSELERSLLLLYFDMKRRYADPDELQFIDSFDIWSHPDCIDEVSIITQPIKKNSKQIEKLQRSILKSYTVNIKQIHSFLFKELNSLEPGILDRNGDHYKAVVKEISISIKRSLKIRDSKKIITWLRVLSRMACIEDKLINTKQNISEFFHTTNDFCNYCDSIHDGNFLNNIEPSRPLAQDQSEIFSMINKYFILNPDLKKFSMSIKCGLFIVIERIFAHFQPTALMNENNQIAPLFSFIEDSFIDSDRHVRLLICKILPLWNTSNHNNSEDEMSMHLIQFLQKVNSPLLLETVVLSWSKITLTTHGDVFDTLLLKLIDLFNSNNFTLHIMMKEQLIRMSSLLNKTPYQLLSPVLPIILRQLSKNLNEKKLSFQRLCDLVGYTGKVILDIFQKYVIPYATVQYKSDVFSEVAKIMCDDDTSMLLQQKHNLLTKNSRQIFAVALVKHGFFSLDTMETLFLNRVPSYDRRYIGAYLPDYKTLAEVTKLYKNNEITDSSDIENENMVLCSLRYLITNFESDKRHGTEYKDINKWSDKKENQFQNNLQDNILGIFQVFSSDMHDVEGKTTYYEKLRVINGISFLVKHASNKCIISALAQLSICLQSGLEIPEVRYLSMRCWFLLIQRLNEEELTTVIDAPVAFILRKWPTFNKKLQLKALEVLTALIRTKNSLLMKMKPYISISLLSNESIPILDIDTNFSRQAARLRNTIDLVPIFVKNLQSNNKFVIEQNLDDIKFHLKRRQGELLQYDKYGNLQLNAVPSLIGALLEVAHKYRTIDHEICKKCAKCISMVGVPDIRRIDLRGDRKEKWKVFDFNDYSKTTEFLIWLIDDILVPSFWQSENPNKQLFFALVMQESLKYCGLSSQSWDINEPDKFPEQLELWNKFNSISKTTLYPLLSSLYLAQSWKEYVPIKYPSLNFRDGYKTWIKNFTLDLLKTGTTEDHPLHVFSSLIREDDGSLSSFLLPYIAQDIIIKAQSGTEYESLMDNILIELQSVVTYEIDGLNHLQRDSLKMCYEAVFSILEYCKKWATMFRQDYNNANGTFLIKEDKYLKMLKRIDYFINSIPLDLLANKSLETNAFERSALYLEECYRHSDIHDRNLNSTLKSLQMTYEEIGDIDSIDGLLKSFASTSFETKIEELQYSNKWQMALECFDILADITKHDSTAQIMTKSMFDHHLYKNVIQTVPKLVPDNIQKLNESNTNLLIRALESSILEGDLKSIEKWSSKIELMTTINDPELTLQYNLGKALLSISKGNHIKAGQFLDNCYQITGIQYTSTSNSTTLLKTQSLLTKLHGLHDLNMLNFSKDDFELQSNMQLLDLRRGKVGPDFDPNYYILSIRKTFDKIHKNPITKTDLVDTYFAIAQEARVNSRLDIASKALIFCLEKGHPYSELEFAEILWKDGENDRALKLVREINQKNEKSSSVSVRNKAEVLLKYTEWLDISNNSASEQIITQYKNIFALEPEWEQPYYSIGLYFSRLLERRKAEGYVSDGKLEFKSISYFLLAFEKNTVKVRENLPKVITFWLDTAAAVITETSPNRNTILKKVTTDICKQIETAIRNCPTYIWYSVLTQLLSRLLHPHLSSAKLIMHILLSLAVEYPSHILWHISVLCQSNSSKRVKCGQDILEKFRAHSDNQEDIINSSIYLTSSLTRICLQEVKSSSSRSGRSLVSDFKFDVNIAPTPMTVPVRKNLEMISPLSAETMKSYQPFRPTVSIAKFASSYKIFSSLKKPKKITIIGSDGMLYEIMCKKEDVRQDNQYMQFAATMDFLLSKDLDSSKRDLGITVYSVLSLREDCGLLEIVPDVVTLRSIFTTKYESKKIKYSMKALYEKWQGLADELKPVFFNEQTKKFSPVLHEWFLENFPDPINWYRARNLYSRSYAVMAMVGYILGLGDRHCENILLDIKTGKVLHVDFDCLFEKGENLPVPEIVPFRLTQNLQDALGILGTEGTFKKSSEVTLSLMRQNEVALMNIIETIMYDRNMDHSIQKALRKLRNKIRGIDPRDGLLLSVSGQAETLIQEATSTENLSKMYIGWLPFW from the coding sequence ATGGAATCACAAATTCGGTACATCGATGAACTTATTGCAGGATTTAATGGATCATGCAAGATAGAAAGAGTTAACGAAGGTAATTGTGCTGCTCAGTCAAGTAACactgaagaaagaaagttGATACAGGCGGTGCAGGCGCTGTTGAGAATCCTAAATGACCTTAATCACAACTCTGCAGATctaatatttcaaaaatgtcTTGGTGGGTTGGATAGGATCTTGCACCATAATCCATACATCATGGCGTTGTCAATCTCATCAGAAGATAGTGGAAATTTGATGATCATGGATTTAATTGATAAAATGCTAGGCTTAACTGAAAGGTGCTCCTATAACATTCATAGGATGTGGTATATACGAAGAAATATTATTCGGTGGATTACTTCCAGTACAAGATTGTTTGGATCAGATTTTAAACGCATCattaatttgaaaataaagaaaatactaAATGAGTTAGAGACTAAATGTAAACTGTTTCTCTTCACACATCAAAATGTAGAACCACAAGAATTCATATCTACATTGACACTATTGCATACAATATTATACTGGATAAGTGCAGATAGCAATAAACTTGGTGATTATTTCTATTGGATACAAGGTTCATCTTCTCTTAATGAGTGGGACTTGCATTTCCAGAAATATATTAGGATAGCCATGTATCTTTTTACCTCgtttcaaataaaaatcgATGCAAATAGTtcttattttgaaaaatttaacCTATTACAGGCCAACTTTATTATGCTGGTTGCTAACTATCAGACTTCTAGGACGCTCTCTGGCGGCTTCAACTCGATAGCTATATCGATACAACATTTAAAGTTTACTTTGGAAGTAATAAGTGAATTTATGAGAAACAGGAGCTTTTTATCGAAAAACGAAACTTTAATAACCAAGTCTTTGCTCAAAATTTACTACCTAAGTGTCTGTAAAGCATCatctaataaaaatgaCATATTGAGTATATTCTTAGATTACATTCCAGTCGTTGAATGTATAAATTCAAAACATcaatttaatgaaaattATGACTCCGAACTAGAGCGTTCTTTATTACTACTATACTTTGATATGAAACGCAGATATGCTGATCCCGATGAATTACAGTTTATAGATTCATTTGATATCTGGTCCCACCCAGATTGTATAGATGAAGTCTCTATTATTACGCAGCCCATTAAGAAAAACAGCAAACAAATTGAGAAACTGCAGAGAAGTATTTTGAAATCATACACTGTAAACATAAAGCAGATTCATTCGTTTCTCTTCAAGGAGTTAAATAGCTTAGAACCAGGTATTCTGGACAGAAACGGGGACCATTATAAGGCTGTTGTAAAggaaatatcaatatcGATAAAAAGATCACTTAAAATAAGAGattccaaaaaaattataacGTGGCTAAGGGTGCTATCACGCATGGCTTGCATAGAAGACAAGCTTATCAATACTAAACAAAACATCTCAGAGTTTTTTCATACTACTAATGATTTTTGCAATTATTGTGATTCTATTCATGATGGtaatttcttgaacaacATTGAACCATCTAGACCACTGGCACAAGATCAATCTGAAATCTTCTCAATGATAAACAAGTACTTCATATTAAACCCTGatttaaagaaattttcGATGTCAATAAAATGTGGTctttttattgttattgaaaGAATCTTTGCTCATTTTCAACCAACAGCATTAATGAATGAAAACAACCAAATTGCTCCACTATTTTCATTCATAGAAGACTCCTTTATTGATTCAGATAGACATGTTAGATTACTTATATGCAAAATACTCCCACTGTGGAATACTAGCAACCATAACAATTCTGAAGACGAAATGAGCATGCATCTAATacagtttcttcaaaaagtaAATAGCCCATTATTGTTAGAGactgttgttctttcttggaGTAAAATAACGTTAACTACTCATGGTGATGTTTTCGATACCCTTCTCCTTAAGTTAATTGACCTTTTCAATTCCAATAATTTTACATTGCATATTATGATGAAGGAGCAATTAATTAGGATGTCCAGTTTATTAAACAAAACACCTTATCAGCTACTTTCTCCAGTTCTTCCCATAATATTGAGACAACTTTCAAAAAACctaaatgaaaagaaactcAGCTTTCAGCGCTTATGTGATCTAGTTGGATACACTGGGAAGGTCATACTGGATATATTCCAGAAATACGTCATACCATATGCTACTGTTCAATACAAGAGCGATGTATTTAGTGAAGTTGCTAAAATTATGTGTGATGATGACACTTCAATGCTTCTGCAACAGAAACACAATTTATTAACTAAAAATAGTAGACAAATATTTGCAGTTGCTTTAGTGAAACATGGCTTCTTTTCATTAGACACTATGGAAACTTTATTCTTAAATCGTGTTCCTTCTTATGATAGAAGATACATCGGGGCATATTTGCCAGACTACAAAACGCTTGCAGAAGTCACTAAGCTTTATAAGAATAACGAGATTACAGATTCATCGGACATCGAGAACGAGAATATGgttctttgttctttgaGATATTTGATAACTAACTTCGAAAGTGACAAACGGCACGGTACAGAATACAAAGACATAAACAAATGGTCGgataagaaagaaaatcaatttcaaaataatctTCAAGATAATATTCTGGGAATATTCCAAGTCTTTTCAAGTGATATGCATGATGTTGAAGGTAAAACTACATATTATGAGAAACTAAGAGTGATTAACGGTATTTCGTTTCTTGTAAAGCACGCCTCGAATAAATGTATTATCTCAGCACTTGCTCAATTGAGTATCTGTCTTCAAAGTGGTTTAGAAATTCCAGAGGTCCGGTATCTTTCAATGAGATGCTGGTTTTTACTTATTCAAAGACTGAATGAAGAGGAACTCACAACTGTTATAGATGCACCAGTAGCATTTATACTCAGGAAATGGCCAactttcaataaaaaacttcaattgaAAGCGTTGGAAGTGTTAACAGCTTTAATCAGGACTAAAAATAGCCtattaatgaaaatgaagcCATATATTAGTATATCACTCTTATCCAATGAGTCAATACCTATTTTGGATATTGACACGAACTTTTCAAGACAGGCTGCAAGACTACGAAATACAATTGATTTGGTTCCAATATTTGTTAAGAACCTACAGAGTAATAACAAATTTGTCATTGAACAAAACCTCGATGACATAAAATTTCATCTGAAAAGAAGGCAGGGGGAGCTTCTACAATATGACAAATATGGTAATCTACAACTAAATGCAGTTCCTTCTTTAATTGGCGCTCTATTAGAGGTTGCTCATAAATATAGGACTATTGATCATGAGATCTGCAAGAAATGTGCCAAGTGTATTAGTATGGTTGGTGTTCCAGATATTCGAAGAATTGATCTGAGAGGTGATCGAAAGGAAAAATGGAAGGTATTTGACTTCAATGACTACTCAAAAACTACAGAGTTTCTAATATGGCTTATTGATGACATCTTAGTCCCCTCTTTTTGGCAAAGTGAGAATCCGAACAAGCAACTATTTTTTGCTTTAGTAATGCAAGAATCACTAAAATATTGTGGTCTGAGCTCTCAATCATGGGATATAAATGAACCAGATAAATTTCCAGAACAACTTGAACTTTGGAATAAGTTCAATTCCATATCAAAAACCACATTATATCCACttttatcatcattataTCTTGCCCAATCTTGGAAAGAATATGTGCCAATCAAATATCCTTCCTTAAACTTCCGAGATGGTTATAAAACCTGGATAAAAAACTTTACTTTAGATCTATTGAAAACTGGGACTACTGAGGATCATCCGTTGCACGTATTCTCTTCATTGATAAGGGAAGATGACGGATCATTATCCAGTTTTTTATTACCATATATTGCGCaagatattattatcaagGCACAATCAGGAACCGAATATGAGTCACTTATGGATAATATTCTCATTGAGCTCCAGTCTGTTGTGACATATGAAATTGATGGTCTTaatcatcttcaaagagATTCTCTGAAGATGTGCTACGAAGCTGTTTTCTCAATTTTGGAGTACTGTAAAAAATGGGCTACAATGTTCAGACAAGATTACAATAATGCAAATGGAACGTTCCTAATTAAAGAAGATAAATACTTGAAaatgttgaaaagaataGATTATTTTATAAACTCCATCCCTCTTGATCTTTTAGCGAATAAATCACTAGAAACAAATGCATTCGAGAGGTCGGCGCTTTATCTAGAGGAATGCTATAGGCATAGTGATATCCATGATAGAAATTTAAATAGTACGCTGAAGAGTCTACAAATGACCtatgaagaaattggaGATATCGATTCCATTGATGGACTACTTAAATCTTTCGCCAGCACCAGctttgaaacaaaaattgaagaactgCAATATTCTAATAAGTGGCAAATGGCTTTAGAatgttttgatattttggCTGATATTACTAAACATGATAGCACAGCACAGATAATGACGAAGTCAATGTTTGATCATCATTTATACAAAAACGTAATTCAAACTGTTCCCAAACTTGTTCCagataatattcaaaaactaaATGAGAGTAATacaaatttattgataagAGCTTTAGAATCATCCATTCTAGAAGGCGATCTAAAGAGTATTGAAAAATGGTCTAGTAAAATTGAATTGATGACAACTATAAATGATCCTGAATTGACTTTGCAGTATAATCTTGGAAAAGCACTCCTTTCAATTTCTAAAGGTAATCACATCAAGGCAGGGCAATTCTTAGACAACTGTTATCAAATTACTGGAATTCAATATACTTCGACATCTAACTCAACCACTCTGTTGAAGACACAATCCTTACTGACTAAACTACACGGGCTACATGATTTAAATATGTTAAATTTCAGTAAAGACGACTTTGAACTGCAATCAAATATGCAGCTATTAGATTTAAGGAGAGGAAAAGTGGGTCCTGATTTTGATCCGAATTATTATATCCTATCTATCAGGAAGacttttgataaaatacACAAAAATCCTATAACCAAAACTGATCTTGTAGATACTTACTTTGCTATAGCACAAGAAGCCAGAGTAAATTCGAGATTAGATATTGCATCAAAAGCCTTAATATTTTGTCTCGAAAAGGGTCATCCTTATTCTGAACTTGAGTTTGCAGAAATTTTATGGAAAGATGGGGAGAATGACCGAGCTCTAAAATTAGTTCGTGAAATTAATCAGAAGAACGAGAAATCTAGCTCTGTTTCTGTTAGGAATAAGGCAGAAGTTCTATTGAAGTACACTGAGTGGCTAGACATATCAAATAATTCTGCCTCTGAACAAATTATAACACAATACAAGAACATCTTTGCTCTTGAGCCTGAATGGGAGCAACCGTACTATTCAATTGGTTTATATTTTAGTCGGTTGTTGGAACGCCGGAAAGCAGAAGGATATGTATCTGATGGTAAATTAGAATTCAAATccatttcatattttttgctggcttttgaaaagaatactGTCAAAGTGCGAGAAAACCTTCCTAAAGTAATAACATTCTGGCTAGATACAGCTGCTGCTGTTATCACTGAAACATCCCCAAACAGGAATACTATACTAAAGAAAGTAACAACTGACATTTGTAAACAAATTGAAACAGCTATTAGAAATTGTCCAACGTACATATGGTATTCGGTTCTTACACAATTGCTTTCCCGTTTATTACATCCTCACTTATCATCTGCTAAATTAATAATGCACATTCTTCTAAGTCTAGCCGTTGAATACCCTTCACATATTTTATGGCACATATCTGTATTGTGTCAATCTAACTCTTCTAAACGGGTTAAATGTGGTCAAGATATTTTAGAAAAATTTAGAGCACATTCAGACAATCAGGAAGACATTATAAACTCCTCAATTTATCTGACTTCCTCGTTAACTAGAATCTGTTTACAGGAAGTAAAGTCATCGAGTAGTAGATCTGGCCGTTCATTAGTTAGCGATTTTAAGTTCGATGTTAATATTGCTCCTACACCAATGACTGTTCCTGTAAGAAAGAACCTAGAGATGATATCTCCACTTTCTGCAGAGACTATGAAATCTTATCAACCCTTTCGACCAACCGTCTCTATCGCAAAATTTGCTTCATCATACAAGATATTTTCTTCACTGAAAAAAcccaaaaaaattactattattgGATCGGATGGTATGCTCTATGAAATTATGTgcaaaaaagaagatgttAGACAAGATAACCAATATATGCAGTTTGCAGCCACAATGGATTTCTTGCTAAGCAAAGATTTAGACTCCTCTAAGAGAGACCTAGGAATTACCGTTTACTCAGTGCTATCGTTGAGAGAAGATTGTGGTCTGCTTGAGATTGTTCCTGATGTTGTTACGCTGAGGTCAATATTTACCACAAAGTATGAGAGTAAAAAGATTAAGTATAGCATGAAAGCCCTGTATGAAAAATGGCAAGGGCTTGCGGACGAACTAAAGCCcgttttcttcaatgagcaaacaaaaaaattctcACCTGTGTTACATGAATGGTTTTTGGAAAATTTCCCAGATCCAATCAATTGGTATAGAGCAAGAAATTTGTATTCTCGATCATATGCTGTTATGGCAATGGTTGGTTATATACTAGGACTTGGTGACAGACATTGTGAAAATATTCTGCTGGATATTAAAACAGGTAAGGTTTTACATGTCGATTTTGATTGTCTCTTTGAGAAAGGTGAAAACCTACCTGTTCCTGAAATTGTACCCTTCAGACTGACTCAAAATTTACAAGATGCACTTGGGATTCTGGGAACTGAAGGAACTTTCAAGAAGTCCTCTGAAGTAACTCTTTCTTTAATGAGACAAAACGAAGTTGCTCTAATGAACATTATTGAAACTATTATGTATGACAGAAACATGGATCACTCAATTCAAAAGGCTCTTAGAAAACTGAGAAATAAAATTCGAGGCATCGATCCGCGCGATGGATTGCTGTTGAGTGTCTCGGGCCAAGCTGAGACATTGATCCAAGAAGCTACTTCAACCGAGAACCTCTCCAAAATGTATATCGGATGGTTACCGTTTTGGTGA